A region from the Neorhodopirellula lusitana genome encodes:
- a CDS encoding DUF4198 domain-containing protein, with translation MSRLLIPALLVALLIPSTTHAHKLWVRPSQTVLSGSEPWVTFDAAVSNDLFYFNHVPLRLNGLTITAPDGTSVEGENQATGKYRSVFDLPLTQQGTYRVAIINEGVFASWEEDGQRRRMRGTAESLKADIPSSATNVNITESIGRVETFVTNGAPTTDSLKVTGKGIELVPVTHPNDLYAGEKATFRMLVNGEPAPSLEIELVRGETRYRNSLDETTLTTNANGEFEYTFTEPGMYWLDTSSTDKQTSIPNATSRRMGYAATLEVLPQ, from the coding sequence ATGTCACGTTTGCTAATTCCTGCATTGCTAGTCGCTTTGCTGATCCCATCCACCACTCACGCTCACAAACTTTGGGTGCGTCCATCGCAAACCGTTTTGTCCGGTAGCGAGCCTTGGGTCACCTTCGACGCCGCCGTGTCGAATGACTTGTTCTACTTCAACCACGTCCCACTTCGTCTGAACGGCTTGACCATCACCGCTCCCGACGGCACCAGCGTGGAAGGTGAAAACCAAGCAACCGGTAAGTACCGCAGCGTCTTTGATTTGCCACTGACTCAACAAGGAACCTACCGCGTTGCGATCATCAACGAAGGCGTCTTCGCGAGCTGGGAAGAGGACGGTCAACGTCGCCGGATGCGCGGAACCGCTGAATCCCTGAAGGCTGACATCCCATCCAGCGCAACCAACGTGAACATCACCGAGAGCATCGGCCGGGTGGAGACCTTTGTCACCAATGGTGCTCCCACCACCGACTCTTTGAAAGTCACTGGCAAAGGAATCGAACTGGTTCCAGTCACTCACCCCAACGACCTTTACGCCGGCGAGAAAGCGACGTTCCGCATGCTGGTCAACGGCGAACCCGCACCCAGCCTGGAAATTGAATTGGTGCGTGGCGAAACACGTTATCGAAACTCGCTGGACGAAACCACGTTGACAACCAACGCCAACGGCGAGTTCGAATACACCTTCACCGAACCAGGAATGTACTGGCTGGACACCAGCAGCACGGACAAGCAAACCTCAATCCCCAACGCCACCAGCCGCCGCATGGGTTACGCCGCAACCCTCGAAGTCCTGCCACAGTAG
- a CDS encoding DUF2271 domain-containing protein, whose translation MNRTLLLALVAIAFSPLSLESIGNAQDTPETPQLELSVQIPRLDVSEYHRPYVAIWIQDKDRKVVSNLAVWYQLKENDEGEGTKWLPDLRQWWRRTGRSLEMPVDGISSATRPAGKHTIKLPAKDSKLSQLQPGQYDLVVEASREVGGRELVTIPMQWPPTEKTSVTDTGKSELGEVKLTLRP comes from the coding sequence ATGAACCGCACACTCCTACTTGCCCTGGTCGCGATTGCATTCAGCCCCCTCTCGCTGGAGTCCATCGGCAACGCACAAGACACACCGGAAACGCCGCAACTTGAGCTGTCTGTTCAAATCCCCCGACTCGACGTTTCGGAATACCACCGTCCTTACGTTGCCATCTGGATTCAAGACAAGGACCGCAAAGTCGTCTCGAACCTTGCCGTTTGGTACCAACTGAAGGAAAACGACGAGGGTGAAGGAACCAAGTGGCTTCCCGACCTGCGTCAATGGTGGCGTCGTACTGGACGCAGTCTGGAAATGCCGGTCGACGGTATCTCCAGTGCCACCCGCCCCGCCGGAAAACACACGATCAAATTGCCGGCCAAGGATTCCAAGCTATCCCAACTTCAACCCGGCCAATACGACCTGGTGGTCGAAGCGTCTCGCGAAGTGGGTGGCCGCGAACTGGTCACCATCCCCATGCAATGGCCGCCCACTGAAAAGACTTCAGTGACCGATACCGGAAAATCCGAACTCGGCGAAGTCAAACTGACCCTTCGCCCCTAA
- a CDS encoding PepSY-associated TM helix domain-containing protein, whose protein sequence is MTPPPTKKKRSRRSIWLRFLIHSHWMSSAISLIGMILFAVTGITLNHASQIKTVPVVQNRLTELPADLKQKLDETGSESDTELPPEISTWLSNEFAIPTESHPAEVSEDEVYISMPGPGSDAWIAVDRASGEVEFESTSRGWISYLNDLHKGRNTGFAWMVFLDVFSVATLVFCITGLFLLYERSKNRWLTWPLVIAGLVAPWVLILLLVH, encoded by the coding sequence ATGACTCCTCCCCCAACGAAAAAGAAACGCAGCCGCCGTTCCATCTGGCTGCGTTTCTTAATCCACTCGCACTGGATGAGTTCGGCGATCAGCTTGATCGGGATGATTTTGTTTGCGGTCACGGGCATCACGCTCAATCATGCGTCCCAAATCAAAACCGTCCCGGTGGTTCAAAATCGACTGACCGAGTTGCCAGCGGACCTGAAGCAAAAACTAGACGAAACCGGCTCCGAATCGGACACCGAACTGCCGCCGGAAATTAGCACTTGGTTGAGCAATGAATTTGCGATTCCAACCGAAAGTCATCCGGCGGAAGTTTCCGAAGACGAAGTCTACATCTCCATGCCGGGTCCTGGATCCGATGCCTGGATCGCAGTCGACCGCGCATCTGGCGAAGTGGAATTCGAATCAACCAGTCGAGGCTGGATCTCCTATCTCAACGACCTGCACAAAGGACGCAACACAGGTTTCGCCTGGATGGTTTTCCTGGACGTATTCTCAGTCGCCACCCTCGTGTTTTGCATCACCGGACTGTTCCTACTTTATGAACGTTCTAAAAACCGCTGGCTGACTTGGCCCCTCGTCATCGCCGGGCTGGTGGCACCATGGGTGTTGATCCTGTTGCTTGTCCACTAA
- a CDS encoding DUF1559 domain-containing protein: MPTVHAHHFVCRHIGQNNPTTLAAISGKRTKRSAFTLVELLVVIAIIGVLVGLLLPAVQAAREAARSMQCSNNLKQIGLSLHNYASTYREQFPNNGYSWTGGYPSDFSPLAKILPYIEQGSLQELIDFDIYMGHPALADLPEGLREAAATRVPTYECPSDVNADLHGLTMPSGAETQIAGASYAMNHGSGTNNVYHPVYESDGLCWIDAKVGFRDILDGTSNTIVFAETVIGQGIDIATATPAMDVRGYRAKVTAVDQTLADAADAGGLDAIQANITGWNGDRNHYWLRGSVPNGPVMNGRLTPNSSVPDMTYGSSKISAARSNHIGLAKVCLADGSVRNVTDSIDREVWHASWTRMGREVETVSSND; encoded by the coding sequence ATGCCCACCGTGCATGCCCACCATTTCGTTTGCCGTCACATCGGCCAAAACAATCCAACTACCCTCGCCGCGATCTCCGGCAAACGCACCAAGCGTTCTGCGTTCACCCTAGTTGAACTGTTGGTCGTGATCGCCATCATCGGCGTCTTAGTAGGCTTGTTGCTTCCCGCCGTCCAGGCCGCTCGTGAAGCCGCCCGCTCGATGCAGTGCAGCAACAACCTGAAGCAGATCGGTTTGTCACTGCACAACTACGCATCGACTTACCGCGAGCAATTCCCGAACAACGGCTACTCGTGGACCGGCGGTTATCCAAGTGACTTCTCGCCGCTTGCCAAGATTCTTCCGTACATCGAACAAGGCAGTCTGCAAGAACTGATCGACTTCGATATCTACATGGGACACCCGGCACTCGCCGACTTACCCGAAGGCTTACGTGAAGCGGCCGCGACCCGCGTCCCCACTTACGAATGCCCCAGCGATGTCAACGCCGACCTGCATGGACTAACGATGCCCAGCGGTGCGGAGACTCAAATTGCCGGTGCCAGCTACGCCATGAATCACGGCAGTGGCACCAACAACGTGTATCACCCCGTGTACGAATCCGACGGCCTGTGCTGGATCGATGCCAAGGTTGGTTTCCGTGACATTCTTGATGGAACCAGCAACACGATTGTGTTCGCCGAAACCGTCATCGGCCAAGGAATCGATATCGCCACCGCCACACCGGCGATGGACGTTCGGGGATACCGAGCAAAGGTTACCGCGGTGGACCAAACTCTTGCGGACGCCGCCGACGCTGGCGGACTGGACGCGATCCAGGCTAACATCACCGGCTGGAATGGCGATCGAAATCACTACTGGTTGCGAGGAAGCGTTCCCAACGGCCCTGTCATGAACGGACGCCTGACACCGAACAGTTCCGTACCAGACATGACCTACGGCTCATCGAAAATCTCCGCCGCTCGCAGCAATCACATTGGCCTCGCGAAGGTTTGCTTAGCCGACGGCAGCGTTCGCAATGTGACCGATTCGATTGATCGCGAAGTGTGGCACGCCAGCTGGACTCGGATGGGACGTGAAGTCGAAACTGTGTCCTCAAACGACTAA
- a CDS encoding ABC transporter ATP-binding protein: MNESPIASVQNVSKTYQQGSRDVSALQDVSLDIGQGSFVAIMGASGSGKSTLMHLMCGLTRPNAGTVTIADQNLADLSDRDLTLFRRAKIGLVFQAFNLVPSLTAQDNILFPLFAAGLDFNTTPDPLDPDPCNNDQKVAKIAERLSITDRLSHRPDSLSGGEQQRVAIARSLITNPAIIFADEPTGSLDSDTGQSICQLLRELCDQQGRTIVVVTHEPNVAIWADDVVVLKDGRIIDQFPTNSFETPQALAAHYQAATNTQHGGSPPSGTNGQINRDGQKNAGRNDDTFTSKGSYELDQPTAS, translated from the coding sequence ATGAACGAATCACCAATCGCATCGGTCCAAAACGTTTCGAAGACCTACCAGCAGGGCAGCCGTGACGTCTCCGCCTTGCAAGACGTCAGCCTCGACATTGGACAAGGTTCATTCGTTGCCATCATGGGAGCCAGCGGATCAGGCAAAAGCACGTTGATGCATCTGATGTGTGGGCTGACTCGCCCGAACGCCGGCACCGTCACGATCGCCGACCAAAACCTGGCCGATCTCTCCGACCGCGACCTAACACTCTTTCGGCGAGCAAAGATCGGCTTGGTCTTCCAAGCCTTCAACCTGGTTCCCTCGTTAACCGCCCAAGACAACATCCTGTTCCCGCTGTTCGCCGCGGGTCTAGACTTCAACACCACTCCTGACCCTCTCGATCCAGACCCATGCAACAACGATCAAAAAGTTGCCAAGATCGCCGAGCGACTCAGCATCACCGACCGCTTATCCCATCGCCCCGATTCACTTAGCGGTGGTGAACAGCAACGCGTTGCCATCGCTCGATCACTGATCACCAACCCCGCCATCATCTTCGCCGACGAACCCACCGGCAGCCTCGACTCCGACACCGGCCAGTCCATTTGCCAACTTCTACGTGAGCTTTGTGACCAACAGGGACGCACCATTGTGGTTGTCACCCACGAACCCAATGTCGCAATCTGGGCTGACGACGTCGTGGTCCTGAAAGACGGCCGGATCATCGATCAGTTCCCCACGAATTCATTCGAAACCCCGCAAGCACTGGCCGCCCACTACCAGGCCGCCACCAACACCCAACATGGTGGCAGCCCGCCAAGTGGAACCAACGGGCAAATCAATCGCGACGGACAAAAAAATGCCGGCCGAAACGATGACACATTTACGTCAAAAGGCTCCTATGAGCTGGATCAGCCCACTGCCTCGTGA
- a CDS encoding FtsX-like permease family protein produces MKLHPGRAIVTTLGVIASTCAVVWVVSGYDALVSQFDENAGKYLGRYDALIIANSPPGMMPKIQPEIVEALRKDAGVLELNPISQSRVSISRIRESRVGGGFRGDVSGDVSGEAPDSDLEETSISLLVGDRPPVNGAPPLDPTLVSTAALDSPYEMVEGEWLSGGSDRGAVMGVKAARDLKVRVGDRVLVTSLANQVRVQVVGLIEQAPDSPTLVKRGGQGQGQGQGRGRGRSTGVTDGESAKGKEGVRRGDGTRRDDGARRGGGARRDAGVSGRGKSHGEAASRADIDRDEGQSMPQHGLPSSFIQGVATNAIYVRPSLAASINGYPESAQVLQLAVRDSVTVQQFAEVWQDRLAASSPSLRLVDFAAVRSGMESSRTVSSQQSQAWAATGMATLAAIFIIFSTLSMGVSERAREFAMLRAVALTRAQIAGIIALESVILALVGWGGGLATGWLVVMVGSRVSPELFASGAVLGWTSVAFSGVTVLVGALGAAILPAWRAMRIEPLDAMSTRAAKPSETRWAVLGCIGALLSLAAPVTVFGLPMSDAWRTWCYTFLTYPMLLVGMVLMAPAVVVFSERVSGRWVTKLMRLDSRMMQTQLTSNLWRTIAATLALSVGLGLYASTQTWGYSMLKPFTPGDWLPDMLVAFHPIGLDDEGDELVRQVEGVDANQVMPLAIEQARFDWGDREAPSRLSQDNAILFGIDPGRSFGAEDPFLDVSFVEGDRELALEQLAAGVACLISQDFQMSSGLHVGDELAFTPPANPAGRVAYRIAGVVSLPGWHWFTKFSGVRRHFVRTATMVFASRNDVQNDFGLGRTEFYWLNLEPDANLAAVEEDLQTIAERDAGATFQTDSKMQVTAYRPFARATATANVRKAIKKRADGMIWGMSYLPLVTLAIMSLAVVNTVMASVRSRTWEFGVMRSIGVTRGQLVRLVVAESILIAMAACVLSLVFGLIAGWCGVGMAQYGGWFAGPPTFLIPWLQLGLGFTATIGLCLLAGVWPAIKTGRAEPLRLLQAGRGMM; encoded by the coding sequence ATGAAGTTGCATCCTGGACGGGCGATCGTGACGACGCTGGGCGTGATCGCCTCGACGTGCGCGGTGGTTTGGGTGGTCAGCGGCTATGACGCTTTAGTTTCCCAGTTTGATGAGAACGCGGGGAAGTATCTCGGTCGCTACGACGCGTTGATCATTGCGAATTCGCCGCCCGGGATGATGCCCAAAATTCAGCCGGAGATCGTTGAAGCGTTGCGAAAAGATGCCGGCGTTTTGGAATTGAATCCGATCAGCCAGTCGCGGGTCTCCATTTCACGGATTCGGGAATCACGCGTCGGTGGGGGATTTCGTGGTGACGTTTCAGGTGACGTTTCAGGTGAAGCTCCAGACTCCGATCTGGAAGAGACATCGATCAGCTTGTTGGTGGGCGATCGCCCGCCGGTCAACGGTGCTCCGCCTTTGGATCCAACCCTGGTCAGTACTGCAGCGTTGGATTCGCCATATGAGATGGTGGAAGGCGAATGGCTTTCAGGTGGTTCAGATCGGGGTGCGGTCATGGGGGTGAAAGCGGCGCGGGACTTGAAAGTTCGGGTGGGCGATCGCGTGTTGGTGACCTCGCTGGCCAACCAGGTTCGTGTGCAAGTCGTTGGACTGATCGAGCAGGCTCCGGATTCGCCAACATTGGTGAAACGCGGTGGGCAGGGGCAGGGGCAGGGGCAGGGACGTGGGCGAGGACGAAGTACTGGCGTGACCGACGGAGAATCAGCAAAGGGGAAAGAGGGTGTGCGGCGTGGGGACGGTACAAGGCGCGATGATGGTGCTAGGCGTGGGGGTGGTGCTCGGCGTGATGCTGGCGTTTCGGGGCGAGGCAAGTCTCACGGTGAGGCTGCGAGCCGGGCGGACATTGATCGCGACGAGGGTCAGTCGATGCCGCAACACGGTTTGCCGAGTTCATTCATCCAGGGTGTCGCGACCAACGCAATCTACGTGCGTCCTTCGTTGGCCGCGTCGATCAACGGCTATCCTGAATCCGCCCAGGTGCTGCAACTGGCCGTGCGGGATTCGGTGACGGTGCAGCAATTTGCTGAGGTTTGGCAGGACCGATTGGCTGCGAGCAGTCCGTCGTTGAGGCTGGTCGACTTCGCGGCAGTGCGCAGCGGGATGGAATCGAGTCGGACCGTTTCGAGTCAACAGTCGCAAGCTTGGGCAGCGACCGGGATGGCGACGTTGGCAGCGATCTTCATCATCTTTTCGACGCTTAGCATGGGGGTTAGCGAGCGGGCGCGTGAGTTTGCGATGTTGCGAGCGGTGGCGTTAACGCGTGCTCAAATCGCGGGCATCATCGCACTGGAAAGCGTGATTTTGGCTCTCGTTGGATGGGGAGGCGGTTTGGCGACGGGGTGGCTGGTCGTGATGGTGGGAAGCCGTGTTTCGCCGGAGTTGTTCGCCAGTGGAGCGGTGTTGGGCTGGACCAGTGTCGCGTTTTCGGGCGTGACGGTTTTGGTGGGGGCGCTGGGGGCGGCAATTTTGCCAGCTTGGCGAGCGATGCGAATTGAGCCACTTGATGCGATGTCGACACGTGCCGCGAAGCCGAGCGAGACTCGCTGGGCGGTGCTTGGGTGCATCGGTGCATTGCTTTCGCTGGCAGCCCCCGTCACCGTGTTCGGGTTGCCGATGTCGGATGCGTGGCGGACTTGGTGCTACACGTTCTTGACTTATCCCATGTTGTTGGTGGGGATGGTCTTGATGGCTCCCGCTGTCGTTGTGTTCAGTGAGCGGGTGTCTGGACGCTGGGTCACGAAACTGATGCGGCTTGATTCGCGGATGATGCAGACCCAATTGACCAGCAACCTATGGCGAACGATTGCCGCGACACTGGCGTTGTCCGTGGGTTTGGGGCTGTACGCGTCGACCCAGACCTGGGGCTATTCCATGTTGAAGCCGTTCACGCCAGGAGATTGGTTGCCTGATATGTTAGTCGCCTTTCATCCAATTGGGCTGGACGACGAGGGTGATGAATTGGTCCGACAGGTGGAGGGTGTCGATGCCAACCAAGTGATGCCATTGGCGATCGAACAGGCTCGTTTTGATTGGGGCGATCGGGAGGCACCGAGTCGGTTGAGTCAGGACAACGCGATCTTGTTTGGGATCGATCCGGGGCGATCGTTCGGTGCGGAAGATCCGTTTTTGGACGTGAGCTTTGTTGAGGGCGATCGTGAATTGGCGTTGGAACAATTGGCCGCGGGTGTTGCGTGCTTGATTTCGCAAGACTTTCAAATGAGCTCGGGTTTGCACGTGGGCGACGAATTGGCGTTCACGCCGCCGGCCAATCCGGCCGGGCGAGTTGCGTACCGGATTGCTGGCGTTGTTTCGCTTCCAGGCTGGCATTGGTTTACGAAATTTTCGGGAGTGCGGCGGCATTTCGTGCGAACGGCCACAATGGTTTTTGCGAGCCGCAACGACGTGCAAAATGACTTTGGTTTGGGCCGAACGGAGTTCTATTGGTTGAACTTGGAACCGGATGCGAACTTGGCTGCGGTGGAGGAAGACTTGCAGACGATTGCGGAACGGGATGCCGGTGCAACCTTCCAAACGGACTCGAAGATGCAGGTCACGGCGTACCGCCCGTTTGCTCGAGCGACTGCGACGGCCAACGTTCGCAAGGCGATCAAGAAGCGTGCCGACGGAATGATCTGGGGCATGAGCTATTTGCCGTTGGTGACGTTGGCGATCATGTCGTTGGCGGTGGTGAACACCGTCATGGCGTCGGTGCGTTCGCGGACTTGGGAATTTGGCGTGATGCGATCGATCGGTGTGACGCGGGGACAGTTGGTGCGTTTGGTGGTCGCTGAATCGATCTTGATCGCGATGGCCGCATGTGTGTTGAGTCTGGTGTTTGGATTGATTGCGGGCTGGTGTGGCGTGGGGATGGCTCAGTACGGCGGTTGGTTTGCGGGACCGCCGACGTTCTTGATCCCCTGGCTGCAGCTAGGGCTAGGATTTACCGCGACGATTGGGCTGTGCTTGTTGGCTGGAGTGTGGCCCGCGATCAAGACGGGACGGGCGGAACCGTTGCGGCTGTTGCAGGCCGGACGCGGGATGATGTAG
- a CDS encoding sigma-54-dependent transcriptional regulator, which yields MTKQTILVVDDEPSICWAFEKMLTGEGHEVVSASSAEEGIRLAAKHLPDLVVLDVRLPKEDGISAMPKFLKATDNAPVIVITAFGDLETAVAAVKQGATDYLTKPFKLEVALRACRAALKQSANRATPVTTQPMELDSTVLVGTSPAMHQVFRQIALVAESDLSVLITGETGTGKELVAAAIHRHSLRADKPYLPIAPVALNPELIESELFGHVKGAFTGASEDRAGLFERAEGGTVLLDEIGDLPLATQVKLLRVLEQGQFSRVGDVRPRTANVRILAATNAELHEAVGRGDFREDLFHRLTGMQIHLPPLRDRCEDIEPLCRHFLAAMKYAAADTAIDDGLVAELAERPWHGNIRELRNAVEHAAVVARGRPLTIDDFPAPSPGRDDSVASSSQSLEGVIGQWTREVIEASSGKDLQTLHAQFLAATEPTLFQIALQHTHGNRAKAAEMLGIHRGTLRDRLRSYGLDDAN from the coding sequence ATGACTAAGCAAACGATTCTTGTTGTTGACGATGAACCCTCGATCTGTTGGGCGTTTGAGAAAATGCTAACGGGGGAAGGGCACGAGGTTGTCTCGGCATCGTCGGCTGAGGAAGGGATTCGGTTAGCCGCGAAGCACTTGCCTGACTTGGTTGTGTTGGACGTTCGTTTGCCGAAGGAAGATGGCATCTCGGCGATGCCTAAGTTCTTGAAGGCGACCGACAACGCTCCTGTCATTGTGATTACCGCATTCGGGGACCTGGAAACTGCGGTGGCGGCGGTCAAGCAAGGGGCCACGGACTACCTAACCAAGCCGTTCAAGTTGGAAGTCGCGTTGCGAGCGTGCCGAGCGGCGTTGAAGCAGTCCGCAAACCGCGCGACGCCCGTGACAACTCAACCGATGGAGTTGGACAGTACGGTGCTAGTGGGGACGTCGCCGGCGATGCATCAGGTCTTTCGTCAGATCGCGTTGGTTGCCGAAAGCGACCTTTCCGTTTTGATTACTGGCGAAACCGGTACCGGTAAGGAATTGGTTGCTGCGGCGATCCATCGTCATAGCTTGCGAGCGGATAAGCCGTACCTGCCCATTGCTCCGGTGGCCTTGAACCCCGAGTTGATCGAGAGTGAATTGTTTGGGCATGTCAAAGGTGCGTTCACGGGTGCGTCGGAGGATCGGGCTGGATTGTTCGAACGGGCGGAAGGCGGCACCGTGTTACTAGACGAGATTGGCGATTTACCGCTGGCGACACAGGTGAAGTTGTTGCGGGTTTTGGAACAGGGGCAGTTCAGTCGTGTCGGTGACGTGCGGCCTCGAACGGCGAATGTGCGGATCTTGGCGGCGACGAACGCGGAGTTGCATGAAGCGGTGGGGCGGGGCGATTTTCGTGAAGACCTGTTTCATCGTTTAACGGGAATGCAGATTCATTTGCCGCCGCTGCGGGATCGCTGTGAGGACATTGAACCGTTGTGCCGGCATTTCTTGGCGGCGATGAAGTACGCCGCCGCGGATACCGCGATCGATGATGGTTTGGTGGCTGAGTTGGCCGAACGACCTTGGCACGGCAACATTCGTGAGCTGCGAAACGCGGTGGAGCATGCCGCCGTGGTGGCGCGGGGGCGGCCGTTGACGATCGACGATTTTCCTGCGCCGAGTCCCGGTCGCGACGACTCGGTGGCTTCCTCGTCACAGTCGTTGGAGGGGGTGATTGGTCAGTGGACACGGGAGGTGATTGAGGCGTCTTCGGGCAAGGATTTGCAGACGCTGCATGCCCAATTCCTTGCCGCCACGGAGCCCACTTTGTTTCAGATTGCTTTGCAACACACTCACGGAAATCGAGCCAAAGCGGCCGAAATGTTGGGAATCCACCGTGGGACGCTGCGGGACCGTTTACGCTCCTACGGGCTGGATGACGCGAATTAG
- a CDS encoding MarR family winged helix-turn-helix transcriptional regulator: MKLQHELKRSVPFVSLQQETLLNFLRIGDQVDNRLSRFFREHDLTLSRFNVLRALALAERPLTCGEIAERMIQIVPAITSLVDQLEKRGLVSRERSTEDRRVVHVTITPEGIKLSEETMVPLLDLEKQLLKKMTRAELKQLLELLEKARGSLADFDA; the protein is encoded by the coding sequence ATGAAATTGCAACATGAGCTGAAGCGATCCGTGCCCTTCGTGTCGCTCCAGCAAGAAACACTGCTGAATTTCTTGCGGATTGGAGACCAGGTCGACAATCGTTTATCGCGGTTCTTTCGCGAGCATGATTTGACGCTGTCGCGTTTCAATGTGTTGCGGGCGCTGGCCTTGGCGGAGCGTCCGTTGACGTGCGGTGAGATTGCCGAACGGATGATCCAGATCGTGCCAGCGATCACGTCGTTGGTGGACCAGCTGGAAAAGCGTGGCTTGGTTTCCCGCGAGCGTTCGACGGAAGACCGGCGGGTGGTCCACGTGACGATCACTCCGGAAGGGATCAAGTTGTCCGAAGAAACGATGGTCCCGTTGCTGGACCTGGAAAAACAACTGTTGAAGAAAATGACTCGAGCCGAATTGAAGCAGTTGTTGGAATTGTTAGAAAAAGCACGCGGTTCTCTGGCGGATTTTGATGCGTGA
- a CDS encoding DoxX family protein, which yields MNMQNEKLTSTGLLVLRVGVGLFMLVHGWAKLSGFAEAQNHFPDPIGMGSKLSLIMAIGAEVGCSALLILGLATRLASIPLAFTMVIALFVVHGEDPWKVKELAGMYLLVYVSLMLTGPGIFSLDHLFFRRDTAPAGLESPT from the coding sequence ATGAATATGCAGAATGAAAAGCTCACCTCGACCGGTTTGCTGGTGTTGCGCGTTGGCGTCGGCTTGTTCATGTTGGTCCATGGTTGGGCCAAGTTGAGCGGCTTTGCGGAAGCCCAAAATCATTTCCCTGATCCGATCGGAATGGGAAGCAAATTAAGCCTGATCATGGCGATTGGTGCGGAGGTGGGGTGTTCGGCGTTGTTGATTTTGGGGCTGGCGACCCGGCTCGCCTCGATCCCATTGGCCTTCACGATGGTTATCGCCTTGTTTGTGGTTCACGGTGAAGACCCGTGGAAGGTGAAGGAACTGGCGGGAATGTACTTGTTGGTTTACGTGTCACTGATGCTGACCGGCCCCGGCATCTTCTCGCTTGATCATCTGTTCTTTAGGCGCGACACCGCGCCGGCGGGCCTAGAGTCTCCTACTTGA